CCGTGGCGCTGCGCGATACCGCCGAGCGTGTCGCCACGCCGAACGGTGTAATAGCGGTTCTCGTGCTGGCGGGCGTGCTGGCTCTGCTTCGGAACCGCCGCGATCCAGGTCGAAGCGTCGCCGACGACCGTCCCGGCGGGGAGGCGGAGCGTGTAGCCCTTCGGGATCCGCTTGCCCGAGCGGAACACCGGCGGGCGCAGGGCGGGATTCAGCTCCGCGATCGTCTCGCGCGAGACCCCGAGGTTCCGCTCCAGGTCCGCGACGTCCGCGTAGAAGGGGAGCGTCACGGAATCGACCACGCGCGGCTCGTCGCGCTGCAGCGGCCCCAGGTACGTCTCGTAGGAGCCGAGGATCCGGCGCGCCGCCAGGAACTGCGCGTAGAAGTTCCGCGACGCGAAGCCGAAGCTGGGCGCGTCGTAGCGCTCGACGATCACGTCGATCCGGCTGGTGCCGAGCTTCTTGACCGCGCGGTTCATCCCGGCCGCGCCGTGGTTGTAGGCGGTGAGCGCGAGCGGCCAGTTGCCCAGCACCGCGTAGTTCTCGCGCAGCAGCCGCGCCGCCGCCTCGGTCGCCACCACCGGGTCGAGGCGCTCGTCGACCACGTAGTCGACCTTCATGAAGCGCTTGCCGGTGCCGCGCATGAACTGCCAGATCCCCGCCGCGCCGTACTTGGAGTACGCGTGCACGTTGAACGAGGACTCGACGTGCGGCAGGTACGCCAGGTCCTCCGGCATGCTGCGCTCGCGGAAGTGGGCGCGCATCTCGGCCTCGTAGCCGCCGGCGACGATCACGCCCTGTCGGAACTTGTCGCGCTGGCCGAGCTGGAAGCGAATCCGCTCCTTGGCCGCGCGGAAATCCCGCGACACCGGCGCCCGGCCGAGCTCCGCCTCGAAGCCGCGTACCAGCGCGCGTTCGGCGTCGTCGCGCGGCGCTTCTCCAGCGGCGAGGCGCTCGAGCACCGCGCGCCAGCGGTCCTTGGCGCGCTCGACGATCGCCTCGCGCCGGCGGGAGTTCCGCTCGCCGTCGAAGCGCAGCAGCTCGTAGACGACTGCGAGCTCGCGCGCGTCGTGCAGGAATCCACCGTCGGTGGTGGAGTCGAGGTAGACGCGCGTCCAGAACGCGACGGCCGGCGACAGGCCCTCGGGCTCCGGAAACGGATCGCTCGGTCCGGCCGCCTGCGCGCGCGCGGACGCAACGATGCAGGCGAGCGCAACGACGCCGACGATCCGCGCAAATCCGCTCACGAAACCTTCCCCCGACCGACAAGCCCTCTTCGTCGCGGCGACCCGCTCGCTTGAGACGACGCAAGGTAACGAACGCGCCAGACATGGCCGCCCCGGTGGTATGCTCGCGCGTCTCTCGAACGGTGGCGTCGAGTCGGAGGAGCGTGGCGCATGGGTCCTTTGTCAGGAATCCGGATTCTCGAGTTCGCAGGCATCGGCCCGGGCCCGTTCTGCGCGATGCTGCTGGCGGACATGGGGGCCGAGGTCGTGCGCGTCGACCGCGCGCAGAACGCGCGCGGCGGCGACCCCGCCAAGCCGCCCTCCGATCCGCTGCTGCGTGGCCGGCGCAGCATCGCGGTCGACCTGAAGCAGCCGCAGGCGATCGAAGCGGTGCTCCGGCTCGTCGCGGGCGCGGACGCGTTGGTCGAGGGCTTCCGTCCCGGCGTGATGGAGCGGCTCGGGCTCGGTCCCGACGTGTGTCTGGCGCGAAATCCGCGGCTCGTCTACGGGCGCATGACGGGCTGGGGCCAGGACGGCCCGATGGCGCAGGCCGCGGGCCACGACATCAACTACATCGCGCTCGCCGGGGCGCTCGAGCCGATCGGGCGCAAGGGCCAGCCGCCGCTTCCGCCGCTCAATCTGGTCGGCGATTTCGGCGGCGGCGGCATGCTGCTCGCGTTCGGCGTGCTCGCGGGACTGCTCGAGGCCAAGCGCTCCGGAAAAGGCCAGGTCGTCGACGCGGCGATGGTCGACGGCGCGGCGCTGCTGATGTCGATGTTCTGGGGCATGCGCAACTCGGGCTTCTGGAGCGACGAGCGCGGCACGAACCTGCTCGACACCGGCGCGCACTTCTACGAGGTCTACGAGTGCTCGGACGGGAAGTACATCTCGCTCGGGTCGATCGAGCCGCAGTTCTACGCCGAGCTGCTCGAGCTCTCGGGCCTCGGCGAGGAGAAGCTCCCCGCGCAGATGGACCGCTCGCAGTGGCCGGCGATGAAGCAGCGCGTGGCGGCGCTGATCGCGACCCGCACGCGCGACGAGTGGTGTCGGATCATGGAGGGAAGCGACGTCTGCTTCGCCCCGGTTCTCGCGATGAGCGAGGCGCCCGCGCACCCGCACAACGTCGCGCGCCAGACCTTCATCGAGATCGCCGGAATGACCCAGCCCGCGCCCGCGCCGCGCTTCAGCCGCACCAAGCCCGAGGTCGCGCGCCCGCCCGCTCACGCGGGACAGCACAGCGTCGAGGTGCTCGACGGCTGGGGCTTTTCGGAGGCGGAGATCCGCGCGCTGCGGGAGTCGAAGGCGATCGCCTGAGACGCGACGCGGCCGCGCGATGAGCGACGAGCGCGCGATCGACCCGGGGCGGTATCTCGCCGGCTTGCAGTGCGAGCGACGGCTCTGGCTCGCCTCGCGCTCGGCCGGGATCGCTGCGAGCGCGGCCGCCTCCGCAGAGCGCGAGGCGTGGGCGCGCACCCGGCGCGAGCTACGCGAGATCGCATTCGGGCTCTTCCCCGGCGCGCGGGGGGTCGCAGAGCCGGACTCTGACAGGGCGGTCGCGCGAACCCGCGAGCTGCTCGCCGATCCATCGATCCCGGCGGTCGCCTCGGCCGTCTTCGCCGCCGGCGGCGCGATCGCGCGGATCGATTTCGTCGAGCGGCTCGGCGAGCGCGGCTTCGGGCTGCGCCAGGTTCGCGCGGCGCTTCGGCCCAGCGAGGCCGCGCTCGACGAGCTGGCGTTCCGCTACCACGTGGCGCGGAGCTCGGGGCTCGAGGTGGTATCGGTCGAGGTCGTGCTTCTCGACGCGGACTACGTGCGTGGGGCGAGCGCGCCCGATCCCCGATCGCTGCTTCGCAGGGCCGACGTGACCGGACAGGTCCGGTTCCTCGCCGGCGATCTCGAGACGCGGCTCGAGGACCAGAGGCGGATCCTCGCGCGCGAAAAGGCGCCGGAGACCGAGCCGTCGCCGCACTGTCGAAGACCGGACAGCTGCGAGTTCCTGGCCTACTGCACCGCCGGCAAGCCGCCGGACTGGATCGGCCATCTGCCCGCGCTTCGCGCCAACCCGTTCGCCGAGCTCCGCGCGCGCGGGGTCGAGCGCATCCGCGATCTCGATCCGGACTTCTCGCGCACGCCGTCGCAGCGCAACGCGCGCGAGTGCCTGCTGCGCGGGACGGCGTTCGCGACGAGCGACCTCGCGCGCAGGCTTTCGGGCTTCGGGCCGCCCGCGGACGCGCTCGACTTCGAGGCGATCCTGCCGGAGATCCCCGTCTTCGCCGGAACGCGCCCGTTCGAGGTCGTGCCGTTCCAGTGGTCCGCGTGGCTCGCCGGCGGGGGCTCGGAGCCGGTGCAGGCGGAGTTCCTCGCGGATGGCCGCTCCGATCCGCGCCGCGAGTTCGCCGAGAGCCTGCTCGAGGCGTTCGCGCCGCGAGCGCTCCCGATCCTGGTCTACTCCGGCTTCGAGTCCGAGGTGCTCGGCGCGCTCTCGCGCGCGTTTCCGGACCTGGCGGACGGCCTCGAGCGGCTGCGCGCGCGGCTTCGCGACCTGCTGCCGGTCGTACGCCGATCGGTGTACCACCCGGACTTCCTGGGGTCGTTCTCGCTGAAGCGCGTCGCGCCCGCGCTCTGTTTCGGCTTCACGTTCTCGGATCTGCCGGGGATCGCGGACGGCGGCGCCGCATCGCGCGCCTGGCTCTCGCTCGCGCGAGGCGAGCTCTCGCCGGAGCGAGCTGCCGGGATTCTCGGCGAGCTGCGCGAGTACTGCGCGCGCGACGCGATCGCGCTCGCCAAGCTGCTCGTCGTGCTTCGCAATCTCGATCCGGCTCACTCCGACAGGTAGGAGAGCGTCGAACGCACCCAGCGGATCCGCGCCTCGCGGAGCGCGGCCGCGCTCGCGGACGGGATCTCGAGCGTGAAGGCGGTGCTCCCCCCGGCGCCGATCCTGGCGACGATGAACGGAAGCTCGCGGCCCGCGACGCCGAGGCGGAACTCGGCGCGGGTCTGCTCGACGCTGGTCGCGTTCACGAGCCGTCCCTGTACGTGCAGGACGCCGCTCTGGTCCGAGAGCGACAAGCGCCCGACGTACAAGCCGTCTCCGATCGGCTGCAGCGCGGGGTCGTTCAAATCGACGAGCGCGCCGCGCTCGACGCCCCGGAGCGCGGCCGGCGCGGCAGCGGGCGCCTCGGCGCGTGCGCCTGCGCTCGGCTCCGCGGCTCGCCGGCGGCTCGCTGCGCCCGGATCCCGCTCCGAGATCAGCCGCGCGATCTCGCCGCGGCGAAGCTCGAGCAGGGCCCCGTCCTGACCCGCGAAAACCGAGCTCGAGCTCGTTCCGTCCGGCGTGCTGAGCGACAGCGCGCTTCCCTTCGCCGAGGTCGCAAGCCGGATCGTCTGAGTCGGCGCCGAGTCGCCCGCGCCCGCGAAGAGCCCGATCACCGCCTGCCCCGATCCCGCGCCGGTCGCGGGCTCGCGGCCGACGAAGACCAGACTCCGGCCGGCGTCGTCCACGACGCGAAGCGCGCCGCGGAGCGTGAGGTCGCTCGCGACCAGGCGCGCGCCCCCGCCCCCGCTGGCGCCGGAGCCCGGCGCTCCCGGAAGCGTGGTGCTCGTGGCCAGGAACGCCGCCGCTGCGCAGAGTCCCACGAGCATGACTCCGAGCGCGGCGAGTCCGGTCCAGAGCCTGCGGTTCTCGCGCTCGAGCGCGGACAGCCGCGCGAGCACCCACGCGTCCTCGTGGCCAGCGGTCTCTCGCATGCGGCACCCCGCTACAAGTGGTCGGTGCGATTCCAGGCGATCAGTCGAGGCGCAGGCTCGAGCACCAGCTCCGACAGCCCGCAGTTCGACAGGTGGTACTGCTGCCAGCGCATCGGGTCGCGATCGAGGAGCTGGCCCAGCGCGATGCCCAGCGCCGCGCCGTGACTCACCACCACCACCTCGAAGCCCCGGTGCGCGATCGAGATGCGCTGGAGCGCGGCGGTCACGCGTGCCATCACGGCGTTGGGTGACTCGCCGCCGGGCGGCGCGAAGTCGAGATCGTCGCGAATTCGCGTGAAGAAGCCGTGCTCGTCGAGCAGCGCCTGGTACGAGACACCCTCGAGCTCGCCGATCCCGTACTCGGCGAGTCCGGGCTCGACGATCGGCTCGAGGCCGAGCCGCGCGCCGATCTCGGCGGCCGTGTCGCGCGTGCGCTGGAGCGGGCTCGTGTAGAGCGCGCGCACGGCCGGGCGGGTTCGGGCCAGATGCTCGCCCGTGCGCTGCGCTTCGAGCCGTCCGTGATCGGTGAGCGGGCTGTCGGTCGAGCCGTGCCAGATCCGGGCGGTGTTCGCCGCGATCTGGCCGTGACGAACGAGCACGAGCCGGGTCGATCCTGTCTCGGACACGTCAGTCGCGGATCCAGCTGCCGTGGAAGCCGTGCGGGACCCGGCGGGGCATCTCGATCGTCGCCACGGGCCGCCCAGACGGGTCGCTCGCGTCGAGGATCACGAGATCGGACCCGTCGCGCGCCTTGTCGTAGACGAAGCCGAGCGCGTAGCCCTCGTCCTCCGCGGCGGAGTCACTGGCCTGCGCGAAGACGAACTCGCCGGGCTGGGCGCTCGGCCCGAAGTCGTGCACGGCCGAGGTCCCGCGCTCGAGGTCGTACTTCAGCAGCACGCCCGCCGCGCCGAAGCCCGGCTCCTCGCCGGGGCGCGACGCGACCGCCCAGCCGTAGCGGTTGCGCAGCCCGACCGCGCGGTCGTCGACGCGGGGAAACGCGTGCGCGACGTCGTCGAGCTGCCGCTCGGCGACCCGGCCCGTCGAGAGATCGAACTCCCAGCGGTGCAGGTAGGACGGCGGGAAGTCGTTCATCGACTCGCGCCACATCGACTCGTGGCGGCCCACGTCGCAGAAGACCACGTCGCCTTCGACCCAGGCGTTCATGGGATGGAAGACGTAGCACGGGTCGATCTCGAACCAGCGCACGTCGCGGTTGTCGCCCATTCGCGGCAGGATTCCGATCCGCGCGCCGTAGTCCGGATCCCAGCCCAGCGGAACCTCGCCCTTGATCGCCTTCTCGAGGCTGAACGTGACGGGCAGGTCCATGAAGATCGCGTGATCCCGCGTGATCATGAAGTCGTGCATCATCGTCGGGCCCGGCACGCTGATCTCCGCGCTGTGCACGAGCGCGCCCTTCGCGTCGAGCACGTGGTAGACGAGGTGGGGCGGGAGCACGCCGTAGCCGAAGAAGTGCAGCTCCCCGGTGACCGGGCAGAGCTTGGGGTGCGCCGTGAACGCCGTCGTGAGCCTTCCGCCGAAGCTCTCGCAGCCGAGCGTCTCGAGCTCGCGCGACAGCTCGTACGGGAAGTGGCCCTCTTCGAGCGCGAGGATCCGCCCGGCGTGGCCGACCACGTGCGTGTTCGCGGCGCTGGCCGTGCGGTCCATCATCGTCGCGGGATCCATCGCATCGAGGTCGCGCTCGAGCTTGGTCGTGCGAACCCAGCGGTTGCGGTACCAGACGGCGCGGCCCGACTCGAGCCGGACGCCGTGGACCATCCCGTCGCCCATGAACCAGTGGCTCGACGCGCCGCTCTTCGGATTCGCCCCGTTGCGGACGTACAGCCCGCAGAGCTCCGGCGGGATCGCTCCGGTCACCCGCAGATCGAAGCGGGTGAGCTCGTCAGCGACCGGTCCGTAGTTTCCGGAGAGGTGCCAGGGCTTCGCGTCGCGCGGATCCGCCATGGCGCCGAGCTTACACCGCCCCGCGGCTCTCGCGAAGGCCCGCCTCGCGCGCGCGCTCGAAATCGCGGGCGAGGGTTCGCGACGCCAGGTAGAAGTGCAGTGCCGACCAGACGAAGAGCGACGAGACGATCAGCAGCGCCCAGCGCAGCGAGTCCGCGCCGAAGCGCGGCTCGAGTGCGTCGCTCAGCGCCCCCGTCGCGAGCGGCCCGAGCGCGAGCCCGATGATGTTGATCACGAACAGCAGCACCGCGGCGGCGGTGGCGCGCATCTTCGGCGTGGCCAGCGACTGCGTGATCGCGAACGCGGGCGCCTGATACATGAGGCCGAGCCCCGTGGGCAGGACCAGGAACACCAGCGCGATCGTCGCGCTCTGGGTTCCGTAGATCACGAGCGAGAACGGCGCCGCGACCGCCATCGCGATCGCGGGCACGAGCGCGCGCTTGCGCGCATCCTTCGCGCCGAAGCGATCCGCGAGCACGCCGCCGAGGTAGTTTCCGATGCCACCGCCGACGCCGACGATCAGCGCCAGCCAGGATCCGACCTCGCCGCTCGTCATGTGGTGCGTGCGGATCAGGAACGACGGCACCCAGTTGATCACCGAGTAGCCGACGAAGGCGTACAGGCCGGAGGCCAGCGACAGATGGCGGAAGGTGGGCGCGCTCCACAGGAAGCGGATCACGTCGAGCGCGGACGGCGTCGCTCCGTCGCTGTGCAGGCCCTCGGAGTGCCCGCGCGGCGGCTCGCGCAGCGTGAGCGCGACCAGAACCGCGAGCAGCAGGCCGGGCAGGCCGACGACCACGAACGCGCGCCGCCAGCCGAGGCCCTCGTTCAGCCAGCCCCCGGCCAGGAAGCCGACCAGGATCCCGAAGGGCACGCCGAGCGAGAAGATCGCGAGCGCCGTCGCGCGCCGCTCGGGCGGGAAGTAGTCGGAGATCATCGAGTGCGCGGGCGGGCTGCCGCCGGCCTCGCCGACGCCGACGCCGACGCGGAACGCGAGCAGGCTCGTGAATCCGACCGCGGAGCCGCACAGCGCCGTCATCCCGCTCCAGAGCGCGAGGCAGACCGTGATCACCCATTTTCGCGACACGCGGTCGGCCAGGCGCGCGATCGGGACACCGAGCGTCGCGTAGAACAGGCCGAACGCGGTGCCCGAGAGCAGGCCGAGCTGCGTGTCGGTGAGCGAGAGCTCCGCCTTG
This genomic interval from Deltaproteobacteria bacterium contains the following:
- a CDS encoding histidine phosphatase family protein; the encoded protein is MGGPWRRSRCPAGSRTASTAAGSATDVSETGSTRLVLVRHGQIAANTARIWHGSTDSPLTDHGRLEAQRTGEHLARTRPAVRALYTSPLQRTRDTAAEIGARLGLEPIVEPGLAEYGIGELEGVSYQALLDEHGFFTRIRDDLDFAPPGGESPNAVMARVTAALQRISIAHRGFEVVVVSHGAALGIALGQLLDRDPMRWQQYHLSNCGLSELVLEPAPRLIAWNRTDHL
- a CDS encoding DUF2779 domain-containing protein, whose amino-acid sequence is MSDERAIDPGRYLAGLQCERRLWLASRSAGIAASAAASAEREAWARTRRELREIAFGLFPGARGVAEPDSDRAVARTRELLADPSIPAVASAVFAAGGAIARIDFVERLGERGFGLRQVRAALRPSEAALDELAFRYHVARSSGLEVVSVEVVLLDADYVRGASAPDPRSLLRRADVTGQVRFLAGDLETRLEDQRRILAREKAPETEPSPHCRRPDSCEFLAYCTAGKPPDWIGHLPALRANPFAELRARGVERIRDLDPDFSRTPSQRNARECLLRGTAFATSDLARRLSGFGPPADALDFEAILPEIPVFAGTRPFEVVPFQWSAWLAGGGSEPVQAEFLADGRSDPRREFAESLLEAFAPRALPILVYSGFESEVLGALSRAFPDLADGLERLRARLRDLLPVVRRSVYHPDFLGSFSLKRVAPALCFGFTFSDLPGIADGGAASRAWLSLARGELSPERAAGILGELREYCARDAIALAKLLVVLRNLDPAHSDR
- a CDS encoding LysM peptidoglycan-binding domain-containing protein: MSGFARIVGVVALACIVASARAQAAGPSDPFPEPEGLSPAVAFWTRVYLDSTTDGGFLHDARELAVVYELLRFDGERNSRRREAIVERAKDRWRAVLERLAAGEAPRDDAERALVRGFEAELGRAPVSRDFRAAKERIRFQLGQRDKFRQGVIVAGGYEAEMRAHFRERSMPEDLAYLPHVESSFNVHAYSKYGAAGIWQFMRGTGKRFMKVDYVVDERLDPVVATEAAARLLRENYAVLGNWPLALTAYNHGAAGMNRAVKKLGTSRIDVIVERYDAPSFGFASRNFYAQFLAARRILGSYETYLGPLQRDEPRVVDSVTLPFYADVADLERNLGVSRETIAELNPALRPPVFRSGKRIPKGYTLRLPAGTVVGDASTWIAAVPKQSQHARQHENRYYTVRRGDTLGGIAQRHGTSVAALAAENDVGARRTIYPGQVLQIPDRSGASAPVAKPGIEIVRTAEAATLPEPKPEPAPAPAPEPEPVVVAAIEPAAAAPVPAGAPGSEDFLRVEGDRVIVEAGETLGHFADWLQVTPQHLVRLNKLRPRRPIQVGQSLRLDFAKVTPDVFQQRRLEYHKGIEEDFFGSFRVANTLEHKLKPGETLWLLSHKKYAVPGWLIRRYNPDVDLGKLVPGVVLVIPIVEKVG
- a CDS encoding CoA transferase — encoded protein: MGPLSGIRILEFAGIGPGPFCAMLLADMGAEVVRVDRAQNARGGDPAKPPSDPLLRGRRSIAVDLKQPQAIEAVLRLVAGADALVEGFRPGVMERLGLGPDVCLARNPRLVYGRMTGWGQDGPMAQAAGHDINYIALAGALEPIGRKGQPPLPPLNLVGDFGGGGMLLAFGVLAGLLEAKRSGKGQVVDAAMVDGAALLMSMFWGMRNSGFWSDERGTNLLDTGAHFYEVYECSDGKYISLGSIEPQFYAELLELSGLGEEKLPAQMDRSQWPAMKQRVAALIATRTRDEWCRIMEGSDVCFAPVLAMSEAPAHPHNVARQTFIEIAGMTQPAPAPRFSRTKPEVARPPAHAGQHSVEVLDGWGFSEAEIRALRESKAIA
- a CDS encoding MFS transporter — protein: MAAPSFSASYLRYALGLLCAVYVVNFVDRQILAILLPSIKAELSLTDTQLGLLSGTAFGLFYATLGVPIARLADRVSRKWVITVCLALWSGMTALCGSAVGFTSLLAFRVGVGVGEAGGSPPAHSMISDYFPPERRATALAIFSLGVPFGILVGFLAGGWLNEGLGWRRAFVVVGLPGLLLAVLVALTLREPPRGHSEGLHSDGATPSALDVIRFLWSAPTFRHLSLASGLYAFVGYSVINWVPSFLIRTHHMTSGEVGSWLALIVGVGGGIGNYLGGVLADRFGAKDARKRALVPAIAMAVAAPFSLVIYGTQSATIALVFLVLPTGLGLMYQAPAFAITQSLATPKMRATAAAVLLFVINIIGLALGPLATGALSDALEPRFGADSLRWALLIVSSLFVWSALHFYLASRTLARDFERAREAGLRESRGAV